CTTTTAACTTCACGAATGATTTTTTTGCCCGTCATTAAACTGCTCACTGTAAGGATGAAAAGTGACAGAAACGTAACCCCAAATGCACCCCATACATAGGCCCCGTAGCCACCCATAGCGATTAGGTCACTAAAGCTTTCAAAATACATATCTATTATCTCCCGGAAATGAGCGTTTGCACCCAAGGACGATGACTCTCCTTAGACAAAATCTCATTTTTAAATCGTACTAAAGTCAACGTAACAAAAAAGAACAAGAAACCAAATATGTTCAAGAGCAGTGCCCATAACATGTCGCCCGAAATAGACGGTTTAGCAAATTTAGTAATGCTGGCTCCTTGGTGTAGTGTATTCCACCACTCTACAGAGAAATGAATAATAGGAAGATTAATAACACCGACAATAGCCAAAATACCCGCGGCTTTAGCCGCTGTTTTTTGGTCATCAAAGGCATGATAAAGTGCTATCACACCTAAGTACAAAAATAGTAATACCAGTTCAGATGTTAGCCTTGCATCCCATACCCACCAAGCGCCCCACATAGGTTTGCCCCAAACGGCACCAGTGAACAATGCAATGAATGTAAATACAGCACCTATTGGTGCCATTGCCGCCGCAGCCATATTCGATAATCTATGCTGCCATACGATACCAACAAACGCAGCGATTGCCATCGACATATAGGCACCCATAGACCAGATAGCGGAAGGAACATGGATATAGATAATTCTAAAACTATCCCCTTGTTGGTAATCAGAAGGCGCAAAAGCTAACCCCCACACCGTACCCGCGCCTAAAAACAGTATTGTTAATAGCGCGAAGTATGGTAACAATTTATTACATAAATTATAGGTCACTTCGGGCTTAGAATAGGGATGAAGCCATTTCCACATGGTGATATCTCGCTCTTGATTCGTGTTTTT
This portion of the Vibrio sp. VB16 genome encodes:
- a CDS encoding heme ABC transporter permease, with product MWKWLHPYSKPEVTYNLCNKLLPYFALLTILFLGAGTVWGLAFAPSDYQQGDSFRIIYIHVPSAIWSMGAYMSMAIAAFVGIVWQHRLSNMAAAAMAPIGAVFTFIALFTGAVWGKPMWGAWWVWDARLTSELVLLFLYLGVIALYHAFDDQKTAAKAAGILAIVGVINLPIIHFSVEWWNTLHQGASITKFAKPSISGDMLWALLLNIFGFLFFFVTLTLVRFKNEILSKESHRPWVQTLISGR
- the ccmD gene encoding heme exporter protein CcmD, which encodes MYFESFSDLIAMGGYGAYVWGAFGVTFLSLFILTVSSLMTGKKIIREVKSKQERQARIEAAKHLENTL